Below is a window of Salinibacter grassmerensis DNA.
TCCACACGAGCGGCCTCCACGTCGACCCCGCGCCGGGCCGCCTCGATGGAGCCCGACAGCTCGCCCCCGGTCCAGAGGGGCTGCTGGACCGCAATCTCAAACCGGCTGAACGGACGGAGGGCACCGGGCGACCAGTCGTTGGTCACACCGGGCTCCAGGTACAGCCGATCCCCCGAAACGTCGTCGGGGACATTGTCCAGCCCCGGCGCAAACGAGTGCGCCGTACTCAGGGAGATGTCGGTGAGGAACCGATTCGCGCGGGCCTCCTCACTTCGGGCCGTCGCAAACTGCTTTTGGGCCCGGCGCTGGTCCACCTCCGGGCTCTCTTCCAGGGCACGGATGATCGTTTCCGTGAGGTCCACCGCCACGGTGTCCATGGGGGCGGGGGGCCCGGACTGCGCAGCAGCGGGGCCGGTTACAGACAAGAGCCCAGCGAGGGCGACGCCCCCGAACAAACGAGCAAGAGAGGAGACGGTCATTCCGGAGAGACCAGGGTTGCACACGGGAGAACACCGATCATGTAGGCGACAAGTCCTGACGACAACAGGGCCGCCCACCACCGGACGAAGGTAACGCCCTCGCTTTGGCCGCCCCGGCACATGCTGAGGCGTCCGGCGTAGGAGGGATAAACTCGCGCACACCCCTGATTATTTTGTCGTCCCCATGCCTACCGACGGCCCGCGTTCCCTCGGAGAGGTTCTCAAGGAGGTCATCGACGAACTGGGCGTTCAGGAGGAGGTCGACGAGGCCCGCGTCGTCGAGACGTGGGCAAGCCTCGCGGGCGAGAAAATCAACAGTGTGACCGAGTCGGCCTGGATGAAGGACTCGACGCTGTACGTGAAGATCACCTCGGCCGCCTGGCGCCAAGAACTGCACATGAACCGGCGCAAGTGGCGCG
It encodes the following:
- a CDS encoding DUF721 domain-containing protein; translated protein: MPTDGPRSLGEVLKEVIDELGVQEEVDEARVVETWASLAGEKINSVTESAWMKDSTLYVKITSAAWRQELHMNRRKWRERLNGTLEAELVDEIVFR